A portion of the Babylonia areolata isolate BAREFJ2019XMU chromosome 4, ASM4173473v1, whole genome shotgun sequence genome contains these proteins:
- the LOC143281117 gene encoding uncharacterized protein LOC143281117 → MAIFGQTGVFFLLLFLGIIRSVESKKYKLKELEFNFKPGDPPPRIFTAKEIAEYDGSDPEKPIYMAVKGVVFDVSSGKQFYGKESDYNVLVGKDSSRGVAKMSLDPKDLTHDLSGLSPDTLQSLDEIFEGTYKEKYPVVGYMDYVLEKYPDKFKQKTEL, encoded by the exons ATGGCGATCTTTGGACAAACAGGGGTCTTCTTTCTGCTCCTATTTCTTGGTATAATTCGCTCGGTTGAGAGCAAAAAATACAAACTGAAGGAACTTGAATTTAACTTCAAACCTGGTGATCCACCACCTAGAATTTTCACTGCGAAGGAAATTGCAGAATACGATGGAAGTGAT CCAGAGAAACCTATCTATATGGCTGTGAAAGGGGTTGTCTTTGATGTCAGCTCAGGCAAGC aaTTTTATGGGAAAGAGTCTGACTACAATGTCCTGGTAGGGAAGGACTCTTCACGGGGTGTTGCTAAAATGTCACTGGACCCAAAAGATCTAACCCACGATCTT tctGGATTGTCTCCTGATACGTTACAATCACTGGATGAGATCTTTGAAGGCACCTATAAGGAAAAGTATCCTGTCGTAGGGTACATGGATTATGTCCTGGAGAAGTATCCTGACAAGTTCAAACAGAAGACGGAGCTGTAG